One Papaver somniferum cultivar HN1 chromosome 10, ASM357369v1, whole genome shotgun sequence genomic window carries:
- the LOC113315619 gene encoding uncharacterized protein LOC113315619 yields MEAVGDDHSLTSPEKSFEVNKPEEAGAHEEVMAKIDLPPFQLRSTWRSNGSAMKRCEYQRAQDLRDEHERLKVINTIANAAVALGEDVEAIFVDVVEANSVAAEISEVKAEVEWSFSPSCSQPGMQSSSSPDLQFQMGLGVVQIPGPWNNILTLTYSAGEVLDEDEPISRECIDFYSELFDEHGTKTSTSDLIDNLNFSSLVNPSAAADLIKEVTKDEIVISLSSIGSNKAPGPDGFSSYFFKHCWSIVGDDFVVVIQNFFAKSRMLKEGGAIQDNILVAHEVVRNYHRTTSTPRCALKIDLKKDYDTVSWKAVIDTMKKMGFHDQFLQWIFLCMSSAKYSILINGSPHGFFGASRVLRQGCPLSPYLFVIVVEVFNNILLQYVNHGKYGFHPRCALTKLTHLCFADDVLVFFKGNLEVAIVLKTCLDDFSSCSVLQVNNQKTALYASATDSSLLFDINACLNCTSSEIPVRYLGLPLLSTRLSYADCLPLICKVRARIKSGKAKHLAFPGRVRLIKVVHTGMVHFWLSCFILPQRALLELASIFKRFLWSGSDLGNKHNPIGWSTICLPLEEGGLGIKDLAASNIACSLRHIWDLVTGKSSIWTKWVKDNLIKHKNFWEMKTPQDSSWYWRIVLEHRSIARKIIGTVIGDETNTLFLQDNWHPKGKLSEWVDPEIITQYFPKIML; encoded by the exons ATGGAAGCCGTTGGTGATGATCACTCtctaacttctccagaaaaaagttttGAAGTCAACAAGCCTGAGGAGGCTGGTGCACATGAAGAGGTAATGGCTAAGATCGATCTCCCACCCTTTCAGCTGCGATCGACATGGAGGAGCAATGGAAGCGCGATGAAGCGTTGCGAGTACCAACGAGCGCAAGATCTGAGAG ACGAACATGAGCGTCTGAAAGTGATCAACACAATTGCCAACGCTGCCGTGGCTCTTGGGGAAGATGTGGAAGCGatctttgttgatgttgttgaggcGAATAGCGTTGCTGCAGAAATATCCGAAGTGAAAGCTGAG GTGGagtggtcattttcaccgtcatgctcccaacctGGAATGCAGTCATCTTCTTCACCAGATCTtcaattccaaatgggtttgggAGTTGTACAGATACCTGGTCCCTG GAATAATATATTAACTTTAACTTACTCTGCTGGTGAAGTTCTTGATGAAGATGAGCCTATTTCTAGAGAGTGCATTGATTTCTATTCAGAGTTATTTGATGAGCATGGAACCAAGACTAGTACTAGTGATCTTATtgataatttgaatttcagttCTCTGGTTAATCCTTCAGCTGCTGCAGATCTTATTAAGGAAGTTACTAAAGATGAAATAGTTATTTCTCTTTCCTCTATTGGTTCTAACAAAGCCCCAGGGCCTGATGgattttcaagttatttcttcaaaCATTGTTGGTCTATTGTTGGagatgattttgttgttgttattcaaAATTTCTTTGCCAAGTCTAGAATGTTAAAGGAG GGTGGAGCAATACAAGATAATATTTTGGTGGCTCATGAAGTTGTGAGAAACTATCATAGGACTACTAGTACTCCTAGATGTGCTTTAAAGATTGATCTCAAGAAGGATTATGATACTGTGAGTTGGAAAGCAGTTATTGACACTATGAAGAAGATGGGATTTCATGATCAGTTTTTACAGTGGATATTTCTTTGTATGTCTAGTGCCAAATATTCTATTCTTATTAATGGCTCTCCTCATGGATTCTTTGGTGCTTCTAGAGTATTAAGACAAGGTTGTCCTTTATCCCCTTATCTATTTGTAATTGTGGTGGAAGTCTTCAACAACATTCTTCTACAATATGTGAATCATGGAAAATATGGATTTCATCCTAGGTGTGCTCTCACTAAGCTTACTCATTTATGTTTTGCTGATGATGTCTTGGTTTTTTTCAAAGGAAATCTTGAAGTTGCTATTGTTCTTAAAACTTGTTTAGATGACTTTAGTAGTTGTTCTGTCCTGCAAGTGAATAATCAGAAGACTGCTTTATATGCTTCTGCTACAGATTCTTCTTTGCTCTTTGATATCAATGCTTGTCTCAATTGTACTTCTAGTGAGATTCCTGTCAGGTACCTTGGTTTGCCTTTACTTTCTACAAGACTCTCTTATGCTGATTGTTTACCTCTTATATGTAAAGTGAGAGCTAGGATTAAGTCTGGGAAAGCAAAGCACTTAGCTTTTCCTGGTAGAGTTAGACTTATTAAAGTCGTGCATACTGGTATGGTCCATTTTTGGCTGTCCTGCTTCATCCTCCCGCAAAGAGCTTTGCTTGAATTAGCTAGCATATTTAAAAGATTTCTTTGGTCTGGATCTGACTTAGGAAATAAGCATAATCCTATAGGTTGGAGTACTATTTGCTTACCTCTTGAAGAAGGAGGTCTTGGCATTAAAGATCTTGCTGCTTCAAACATTGCTTGTAGTCTAAGACATATTTGGGACCTAGTTACTGGCAAGAGTTCTATATGGACAAAATGGGTCAAGGATAATCTGATTAAACACAAGAATTTCTGGGAGATGAAGACTCCTCAAGATTCTTCATGGTACTGGAGAATAGTTCTTGAACATAGGTCTATTGCTAGAAAGATTATTGGTACTGTAATTGGTGATGAAACTAATACTTTATTTCTTCAAGATAATTGGCATCCCAAAGGAAAATTATCAGAGTGGGTTGATCCTGAGATTATCACTCAGTACTTCCCTAAAATAATGCTTTAG